gtaaattcctcttatgatacctgatgtttggatacttggacaatttggtacctgatgtatgaaaacagacaatttggtacctaaagttctcaaatttatgcCATTTTAGTACTCATGTgagttttgaccatattttcagggttatttctgTCATTTTATCTCTACTTTACTTCAtcttatcactaaaaatttgataactcatccacttactatttgtgatgatttacgtatataatttttcataatgtaaattaattttaattataagtaatttaaaaaatatattttaataaaaaattacaatcgCATAAATGCAATTATTTCATTTgcaaaaaataattaggatacaataagtatattaagaaaaaaaacattattttTGATTTGTGCGAAGTAGATGttaagtggagtagatatatcaatttaattatctccaaagaggCCACAATTatatgaagaaatgaagaaaatgtaaatttaatgagtttagggctagaatgacgaaaataaccctaaaaatatgatcaaaattgatataggtaccaaaatggcttacaaatgagaactttaggtaccaaattgtccgttttcatacatcaggtaccaaattgtccaagtagccatacTTTAGGTATCATAGGAGGAATTAACCCATTTTCCTAATTAAAAGTTCtcataacgtttccgtttccgatTTTACAACGTGGCAAAGCGAAACCACGTGTTTTATTAATCGAACAAAGTTTACTACAATTCTACCAAATTAAATAATCGAtaccgaaaaatcgggtcattaaACTTTTAAAATGAGAGTGGAAACATTAGATTTACTAAACATACCGAGGGAATTAGCTTATAATCACCTCAGCAAAAAAACTCTACCAAACACGGCCTATATATATCCCAATCAAATGTGGCCGAGGCAGTTGAACTGATGTTGTATTGGTCTATTTATATTCTTGATTattcatttttatattttccttttcatcCTTGTATGGAGTTGAGACAAATCTTATGGTACATTTGATAAGAACCAGAATTGGCGTGTCAACTGGGTTTAGGTGAATGGATACGAAGACACGCATGTCTACTTGTCGATCGATCAGTGTTTGGCTCTGTCATTCAAATCGAAGTTCTGTTCCAATAGTTGGATATCGTACGGCCAATGGTCTTATAACAACTGGCCGATTCTATAATGAGCACCGCTAGCGTCTTAATTGAATTAAGTGGCATGTTACCTCATTTTAACAAATCATCAAttgaaataaattacattatgtcatttaaaaaaaataatttatctttattaattcaatatttatttaaaaagttACCTTATAAGTGATTCTGATCTTATGGtaatttatcaaattttataagacatgtaaggtaacaaatgttttttttttcatgtttacgctaatcttaattaataccGTGTGTTATGATGTTAATACAAGTTTCCATCTAAATAAGTCAAGAattctttcaaatttaatttatgatttttcaatttataaattttagaacaaattattttaaaaaaagtgAACAAGAgcaaattataatttggtactgaaaacttaaattataaaaaggtcaaTCAACTTAGTCcaattataaaatagtcatctaatttaattgaaaatagtctaaaaaatttaaacaaaatataaaaaaaaagtcaacaaatttttaataaaattagaaaacagttactttttcaattttttttccgatTGTTTTGCCTACTTTTCAGCTTGGAGTGATGGAGTTTAAAAGATGGAGGTGAATCAGTGTATTCACAACAGTATTATTGGCTTCAGCTTGTGATTACTGAGataaaaagataatcaaatgtACAGTATCAGTAGGGGATTGGAGTGCATGCCGCTGATGCATGCAGAAGCTAGTAAAAAGCCAGGTACACAATTGAAGCTACTTAATTGCTTATAAGAACCAAGATAGCTTTCATAGGTTTATTTACATTATTTACAAGTTTAAACATACAGATTGTGTCTAGTGATTGTCTTACATGATGTTAAGAGTCTTGCTTGCACAGGTTCTGGTTCGAAAGACTTTGGGTTGCTGGTGCTGCAGCTACTGCTGGTGCAGGGTGAGGCATCAcctatatatagtatataccTTTCTAATCTGCATTTCCAGTTTTCCACGGCTTGAGCTTTCGAGTCTACTGGTTGTCTACTTCTAAAATAGGAGCATATAAGCTTATTTACATTCATCAAAGTCATGTAGAAGCGGTGAGCGTGGACATTAAGTGATTGGATACAAACTAACAGGTAGATGTTCAAAAATGCACGGTGTCATTGGAACACACTTACAGTAGTTTGTTTGGAATGGCAAATGCGCGCAGTGTGCTTTGAGGTGGTTGTACCGGACATAACGATGGAACATGTTGCGCCTCCTGCGATAAGAGACACCGAAGAGAAGGGACATGGAAGAGGCATGAAATCTGCTAATAATCACGATGCAGGTTCTGTTGGTGAGGGAAGtgaacatcatcatcatcatctcatTGCTTCTAATGATTTGCAGGGTGTTCTGCCTCATGATGATTCTGTATTGATCCCATGGACACTTGGCCAGTTCAGCCATAGAACGGGCAAAGGACACAGGAGGGCTCAATGTGCTTCTCCCTCTCTCCCATTATTAGAAGCATTTTGAtcttgaaattgaagaatgGGTGGTATGAAGAATGGAAATGTTGAAAAGCAACGCACCTGCCGTAGTCAGGTTAGTCTGTGTTTTTACACTGATTATAATCATTATATAATGCTCTGTCTAGCTTCCCTGCTCATTCATTGAAATTTAcagtaataaataaattttaaccCGCAAGGGAAAGAGATTAGTATTATACGTAACCAAGTTTATAAGAATCAAGCATATATACACAGATTTATATCTGGACTAGCAATTTTGATTGGTCAAAAATTTATCAATAAACTGTTGCAGGGATGGAATGGTAGGAATATTTTGGAAATGGAAAATATGTCTGAATCCTAAAAGTAACCTGGAGCTTAGttcaaaattaaaagagaaCTAATCCAGTAACTTGAAACATAGATGAATTGAATCACGACTACAAATTTGAAGAAGAACCACAAGGTTGTTTTGGATGTGCTTTGACACTATCTGGTGCATCCTGATATACCCAAGCAGAGATGAGGTGATGGGCAATTGCAAATGGCCCCGGTATAAACATGGACGCAAGTTCGCCACTTTCCACATTGAAGCCAGTGGACAAGTTCTGCCCTTTCTCAACACCCCTGCACATCTGCTCAACCTTAGCTGCCGCTGTTTTTTGTGCCTTCTCATATTCAGCAAATGTTAAAGCTTTTTTAACATCTTCTCTACTGTGCCACTGGGCGTCTAGTCAAACATAAGTTTAAAGAGGAGCATCAGAACTTCAACTGATCTAATACAAGTACATCGAAGTGTATCAttgttatataaatatatacacaaaCATATATTTCTCGCAGATGCTAATAGACTATCACTAAAATGACTCTCTGTTTAGGTCACAATAACAAGATTATTTTAAGTTCACTAGTTGATCATTATGTTGTTTCTCATGGAAAAAGATAAAACAGAAATCACACCAAAATCTTTTTTCCCTCACGAGCCAGGGATTTCATTCTCATAGGGCTTTAATATGAACGCAACAAAAAATTATCCTGCATACCTTCCAACTCTTCATTGTCGACATTTATCTCAACTGATTTGGCATATGCAAAGAAACCAACCATCAGCTGGCATGGCATGCTACTTGGTCCAACTGGAAACAAGCCAAATTGAGAATTCAATCAATCAATACAGTTAACGAAAAAAATATGTGTGATGCCGGTAGGAAGTTTGCAATGTACCCACCAGGCCATGGTTGAGAGCTATGATAAACAACTTCTCCTACTTCAATTCCGGTCTCCTCCCATGTTTCTCTCCTCACAGCTTCTTCTAAGCTTTCTCCTGGCTAAGGACAACAAAATGATCCAAACTAATGAAACTGCTAATTAAACCACCAAATAGTCGTCAAGTTGGCCAAGCCTCTAACCTCTATAAATCCAGCCAAGCAACTCCACATTCTAGGCACAAATCGAGATTGTCTACTTAACAGAGCACGGTCATTCTCTTTATCAATCACTAACATTATGACAACCTGTAATAATGGCAATTTATAAAACAATTATACAAGGAATTGAAGCAGCTACTGCttgaaatcaaattcaatgaaaGCATATTCACACCGGATCAACACGAGGATAAACTCGCTTTCTGCAAAGCTCACTAGAACACTGCTTGCGTCTCCCAGCTTCCTTGGGGACTGTCTTTTCTCCACAATGTCCACAAAACAGTGATGTACTGTGCCATTCAAGCAAAGCCCTGGCCTGATCACACACACCAAAACCATACAACACATTTCATCTATATGCGAAAGCAATCAAACCAAGATCAAACTTCAATTGAAAATTACTATGGTATAATGTCACCATTTGCATCGATGATCAAACTTGAAAGCATTAATCTCAATCACTCACATGGCCGGCAACAGCCAACTCTGTCATGGCCCTTTCATCAGCCCAATCAGTAGCCACCATAAGCGTTCTCAGCTCAACAAAACACAACTGTTTCCCACCCAATTTAGGAACCACGCCGTCCTCCTTTGACACATCAATAGCCCAATAAACCACATCCTCCTCAGGCCTTGAACCCAGATACACCAATGAATCACCACTCAACTCAACACCACAACCACCCAACAAGCCTCTACAATCGGCCAAACTGATCCACCCCAGATACCAATTCGGCTTCATATCACTGATCCCACCACTGGTTGATGCCAATGGCCTGCCCTTTCTGAAAGGCAGGACCTTGAAGCTTGGTGAGCAAGAGGGTAGGTGGGTACTGTCCAAAAGTTGAGTCTTGAGTGTCTCAAGTGCTTGGGTTGGTGAAAAAGGGTCACTGGGCTTTGGGGTCTTGGATCTCAGAGGATTGCCAGCAAAGGCATGGGACTGGAGGTTAATGGACATAGTGGTGGGAATTGAGCAGAGGGTTCTTCTTGTGATACTGGGGAGAACAAGGTTTTTGGATAGAGTTAGGAGATGGAgtgaggaagaagagaagagagataGCTTGACCATGTTTCCATTGGTTGATTGCTGTGACTAATTGCTTTGGAAGGAAGCCAACAGAGGTAGGTAATGACTAAGAGCGCTGGTGTATCGACAACTGTCCCGATTGAGAACCCCATGGCTCATTGGCTACTTGCAAGACTGGCAGCCGCAGGATCAAAATTTGCCAGGCTTTACTATTGAATCATATTGGCCACATCGGGGTTGAATCACTAGTGAGCTCTAGAGCGCTCTTATGTTTAGATGATCACTTAAAC
This genomic interval from Argentina anserina chromosome 1, drPotAnse1.1, whole genome shotgun sequence contains the following:
- the LOC126787880 gene encoding nudix hydrolase 19, chloroplastic; protein product: MVKLSLFSSSSLHLLTLSKNLVLPSITRRTLCSIPTTMSINLQSHAFAGNPLRSKTPKPSDPFSPTQALETLKTQLLDSTHLPSCSPSFKVLPFRKGRPLASTSGGISDMKPNWYLGWISLADCRGLLGGCGVELSGDSLVYLGSRPEEDVVYWAIDVSKEDGVVPKLGGKQLCFVELRTLMVATDWADERAMTELAVAGHARALLEWHSTSLFCGHCGEKTVPKEAGRRKQCSSELCRKRVYPRVDPVVIMLVIDKENDRALLSRQSRFVPRMWSCLAGFIEPGESLEEAVRRETWEETGIEVGEVVYHSSQPWPVGPSSMPCQLMVGFFAYAKSVEINVDNEELEDAQWHSREDVKKALTFAEYEKAQKTAAAKVEQMCRGVEKGQNLSTGFNVESGELASMFIPGPFAIAHHLISAWVYQDAPDSVKAHPKQPCGSSSNL